The genomic DNA ATATTATATTGCTAATTTGATATTTTGAATAGATATACTAATTAATTTAGAAGTCTAAAATACTTATGTGGAAAAAGACAAAAAAATATGGTATATTAAAATTTAAGCGTTTATTAACAACTTAATCTTAAGTGACAGGCACCATGAAAGGAGAAATATTATGGCGAAGAGTAATTCTAAAAATATAGGAAAAGCAACTGCAATTGTTATGCTGATGCTTTTTTTTAGCAGAATACTGGGTTTTGTGAGAGAAATGATAGTTGCAAAGGTATATGGAAGAAGCTATGTAACAGATGCATTTTTTGCGGCGTTCACAATCCCGGATGTAATGTTTTATCTTTTAGTAGGCGGCGCCTTAAGTTCAGGTTTCATGCCTGTTTTTACGCAATATATTGCAAAAGATGATGAGGATAATGCCTGGAGGGCAGCTAATACATTTATTACTGTTGCACTTATATTTATAGCTTTATTCAATTTATTTGGAATAATATTTGCAAAATATTTAGTTCCTCTTGTTGCAGTTGGAAGTTTATCGAGTAAGGAGATGTATGATTTAACCGTTAAGCTTACAAGGATAATGTTTACTGCTGTTACTTTTACGGTTTTTGCAGGGCTTACAAGGGGAATTTTAAATTCATATAATATTTTTACATCACCATCTGTAGGACCAGTTCTATATAATGTTGGGATGATACTAGGTGCTGTATTATTAGGAAATAGATTTGGCATATATGGACTTGCAGCAGGGGTTATATTGGGTGCACTTTTAAACTTTTTAGTTCAGGTTCCAGACTTTTTAAAGGTTGGAAAAAGATTTAGATTTGAGCTTGATATAAAACATGAAGGATATAAAAGGATGCTCGCTCTTATGGGACCTGCGATAATTGGACTTTCAATTTCACAGCTTAACCTTGTTGTAAATCAAAACATAGCATCGGTTCTTGGTGAGGGAAGTATTACAGCCTTAAGATACGCAAACAGACTAATGCTGCTGCCGCTTGGAATATTTGCAATGGGAATAGCTACGACAATTTTTCCTACTTTAAATATGCAGATTGCAAGGGGAGAGATTGAAAATTTTAAGGAAACATTTTCACTTGGAATAAGGGTAGTGTTATTTATTACAATACCTTCTGCTCTTGGAATGATTGCATTGAATGTTCCTATAATCAGGCTTTTATTTAAGACAGGCAAATTTGGAGAGGAAGATGTATTAATAACAGCATTTGCTCTTGCATTTTACAGCTTAGCAGTTGTAGGACAATCAGCAGTTCAAATTACAACAAGGGGTTTTTATTCTCTTCAGG from Caloramator mitchellensis includes the following:
- the murJ gene encoding murein biosynthesis integral membrane protein MurJ, yielding MAKSNSKNIGKATAIVMLMLFFSRILGFVREMIVAKVYGRSYVTDAFFAAFTIPDVMFYLLVGGALSSGFMPVFTQYIAKDDEDNAWRAANTFITVALIFIALFNLFGIIFAKYLVPLVAVGSLSSKEMYDLTVKLTRIMFTAVTFTVFAGLTRGILNSYNIFTSPSVGPVLYNVGMILGAVLLGNRFGIYGLAAGVILGALLNFLVQVPDFLKVGKRFRFELDIKHEGYKRMLALMGPAIIGLSISQLNLVVNQNIASVLGEGSITALRYANRLMLLPLGIFAMGIATTIFPTLNMQIARGEIENFKETFSLGIRVVLFITIPSALGMIALNVPIIRLLFKTGKFGEEDVLITAFALAFYSLAVVGQSAVQITTRGFYSLQDTKTPVKVGAFTVLVNILLNLMFVVFFKRLAIGGIALSYSITSLLNMIMLQRGLAKRLNGLREKEILISGIKATIASLLMAIAAFATSRIVEAKFGVVSKISQLIDVGAAVSVGIVVYILVAALLKMDELKFMVSMMNRKKR